The following coding sequences lie in one Synechococcus sp. CC9902 genomic window:
- the rsmH gene encoding 16S rRNA (cytosine(1402)-N(4))-methyltransferase RsmH, whose protein sequence is MPPFSHVPVLADAVVAGAEHLPHHNGVLIDATLGGGGHSALLLERFPGLRLIGLDQDPTARAAAAERLAAFADRVEILATNFASYTPPAPVLMVLADLGVSSPQLDVAERGFSFRLDGPLDMRMNPGSDGETAAELIDRLEENALADLIYGYGEERLSRRIARRIKADLAAQGPYEGTAALAYAVAGCYPPKARRGRIHPATRTFQALRIAVNDELAVLDRLLQQAPDWLETGGVMGVISFHSLEDRRVKTAFLQDERLERITRKPTVATDDEQNRNPRSRSAKWRLARRVNGC, encoded by the coding sequence GTGCCTCCTTTCAGCCATGTACCTGTTTTGGCTGATGCCGTGGTGGCTGGAGCTGAGCACTTGCCCCATCACAACGGCGTGTTGATCGATGCCACCCTCGGGGGTGGCGGCCATAGCGCCCTGTTGCTGGAGCGTTTCCCTGGCCTGCGTTTGATCGGGCTCGACCAAGACCCCACGGCCAGGGCCGCGGCGGCGGAGCGATTGGCTGCTTTTGCTGATCGCGTTGAAATTTTGGCGACCAACTTCGCGAGCTACACCCCACCCGCCCCGGTGCTGATGGTGCTCGCCGACCTCGGGGTGAGCAGTCCACAGCTTGATGTGGCGGAGCGGGGTTTCAGCTTTCGTTTGGATGGCCCCCTCGATATGAGGATGAATCCAGGCAGTGATGGTGAAACTGCGGCTGAGCTGATCGACCGGTTGGAGGAGAACGCCTTGGCCGATCTGATCTATGGCTATGGGGAAGAGCGCCTATCCCGCCGAATCGCCCGACGGATTAAGGCTGATTTGGCGGCCCAGGGCCCCTATGAGGGCACGGCAGCGTTGGCCTACGCCGTGGCCGGTTGCTACCCGCCGAAGGCGCGCCGGGGTCGTATTCATCCAGCCACTCGGACGTTTCAGGCGTTGCGAATTGCGGTGAACGATGAGCTCGCAGTGTTGGATCGCCTGCTGCAACAGGCACCAGACTGGCTTGAGACTGGAGGGGTGATGGGGGTGATTAGTTTTCACTCGCTCGAAGATCGGCGCGTAAAAACGGCCTTTCTGCAGGATGAGCGGCTGGAGCGCATCACGCGCAAACCAACGGTGGCAACGGACGATGAACAGAACCGCAACCCCCGCAGCAGAAGTGCCAAGTGGCGCTTGGCGCGTCGGGTCAACGGTTGTTGA